A window of Babesia microti strain RI chromosome III, complete genome contains these coding sequences:
- a CDS encoding Uncharacterized protein YqeH (overlaps_old_locusTagID:BBM_III04560), with protein MPQLSSLWYIASVRRYDYFNFCINKLHCALHYNRCLTNIVFTRFYKSTVSDFGLLEPISTNDPTVGGILVPGITKDPFFKDITLPVKCIGCGSKFQSVDPAKPGYVHDGILHSSHARGKVVWPEIRGKVVESVPDGVRVDRVDDLKFIAKRRRVICKYCYKLQYYKRIDGEITPIYRPQIPENREAESRVVAHNMTPSKKVVKLPVECQVAIANEGFKISHSPEIISQLVYQIRPNSIIIYVLDLTNIEVTMLPELYIALSNKKLEVIFVLNKSDVLPHGTSLPRVKMWSRRLVKHLGNVHNENVIVCSSTSGYGFDKLEQRLEHYLCNNKYIYVVGSVNVGKSTLVNRFLTYVGYKEIGTIFSKRAVGGITRSSVPGTTLGHVTFGLGKGIKLVDTPGIPIGGQMSTILPKSIDLCAIAITKPIQPVKVILNEYQSLIIGALARVDNVKGCDLNITCYTSQKLTYKTCKLNKAGDLMKEHGSVSLHPPFFKEDLESLGDWSIYELELNGESCDIVIPGLGWLTFYGNGPKTTNIHIPSSVKLFKRPVMLSPRRQKDRKIYLSSRGRSYKMYKLKQSIIKQKRDDMLRIRAMKSRNAIDNVDNGVDVSN; from the exons ATGCCGCAGTTATCGAGTCTATGGTACATAGCTTCCGTTAGACGCTACgattatttcaatttttgtataaataagTTACATTGCGCTTTACACTATAATAGATGTTTGACCAATATAGTATTTACTAGATTTTACAAATCTACCGTCTCTGACTTTGGACTGCTAGAGCCAATATCCACCAACGATCCCACTGTTGGCGGAATTCTAGTACCTGGTATTACCAAGGATCCTTTTTTT AAGGATATTACACTTCCTGTCAAGTGTATAGGCTGTGGCTCCAAGTTTCAGTCAGTCGACCCAGCCAAACCAGGGTATGTGCATGATGGCATATTACACAGTTCACATG CAAGGGGGAAGGTTGTATGGCCAGAAATTAGGGGTAAAGTTGTGGAATCAGTCCCAGACGGGGTTAGGGTTGATAGAGTGGATGATCTTAAGTTTATAGCGAAAAGGAGGAGAgttatatgtaaatactGTTATAAACTACAG TATTATAAACGTATAGATGGTGAAATCACTCCCATTTATCGCCCACAAATTCCTGAAAATAGGGAAGCGGAATCACGAGTTGTGGCACATAATATGACACCAAGTAAAAAAGTGGTAAAACTTCCAGTCGAATGCCAAGTGGCAATTGCTAATGAAGGATTTAAGATATCCCACAGCCCTGAAATTATATCGCAATTGGTGTACCAGATAAGGCCAAAtagtataattatttacgTGCTAGACCTTACAAACATCGAAGTGACAATGCTACCCGAGCTATATATCGCCCTTAGTAATAAGAAATTGGAAGTTATATTTGTACTTAACAAGTCTGATGTATTGCCACACGGGACCAGTTTGCCCAG gGTGAAAATGTGGAGCAGGCGCCTTGTAAAACACCTGGGTAATGTACACAATGAGAATGTGATTGTCTGTTCTTCTACAAGTGGCTATGGATTTGATAAACTGGAACAACGCTTGGAACATTACCTTTGTAACAACAAGTACATTTACGTTGTAGGATCTGTTAATGTCGGCAAATCTACTCTTGTTAACAGATTCCTTACATATGTGGGTTACAAAGAAATTGGCACAATATTCAGCAAAAGGGCCGTAGGTGGGATTACTAGATCTTCCGTCCCCGGAACTACTTTGGGTCATGTAACTTTTGGTTTAGGTAAGGGGATCAAATTAGTCGATACGCCTGGAATTCCAATAGGTGGCCAAATGTCTACAATTCTACCCAAATCGATAGATCTGTGCGCTATTGCAATAACCAAACCGATACAACCTGTCAAAGTTATATTGAATGAGTATCAATCGTTAATTATTGGTGCTTTAGCGCGGGTGGATAATGTCAAGGGGTGTGATCTAAATATTACATGCTACACTTCTCAAAAGTTGACTTACAAGACTTGCAA ACTCAACAAAGCTGGAGATTTGATGAAGGAACATGGATCTGTATCACTGCATCCTCCCTTTTTTAAAGAAGATCTTGAGTCCCTGGGCGATTGGTCTATTTATGA ACTTGAGCTGAATGGAGAATCTTGTGATATAGTAATACCCGGCCTTGGTTGGCTTACCTTCTATGGTAATGGGCCAAAGACAACGAACATTCATATACCATCAAGTGTCAAACTGTTCAAACGCCCCGTAATGTTATCGCCAAGAAGGCAGAAGGACAGGAAGATTTATTTGTCTTCGAG ggGTCGTAGCTACAAAATGTACAAGCTGAAGCAATCCATTATTAAGCAAAAAAGGGACGATATGCTTCGCATCAGGGCTATGAAATCCAGAAATGCGATAGACAATGTAGACAATGGAGTTGATGTATCAAATTAg
- a CDS encoding conserved Plasmodium protein, unknown function (overlaps_old_locusTagID:BBM_III04550) has product MNFLVFLVTTLSLFQFSLQANCTVEDLNSLGFLPIDLKKEDSGTLMQTHSKLTSAGKKMVSNRNAFTSESLANMLHPGLDVNCSQCFLDSIACSIEKCKARCMSNECSKGCQQCISKHCKSRFIECIGQEVADPCKFKP; this is encoded by the exons atgaattttttagtattTCTTGTAACCACCCTTAGCTTGTTCCAATTTTCACTACAAGCTAACTGCACCGTTGAAGACCTAAACAGCCTTGGTTTTCTCCCCATTGATCTTAAGAAAGAGGATTCTGGAACCTTAATGCAGACACACTCAAAGTTAACTTCTGCTGGCAAAAAAATGGTATCCAACAGAAATGCATTTACATCAGAAAGCCTTGCTAACATGCTACATCCTGGTCTTGATGTCAATTGTTCCCAGTGCTTTTTGGACTCAATTGCCTGCTCTATCGAGAAATGCAAAGCCAGATGTATGTCCAATGAATGCTCGAAAGGTTGTCAACAg tgcATTAGCAAACATTGTAAGTCAAGGTTCATTGAATGTATTGGGCAAGAGGTTGCAGACCCTTGCAAATTTAAGCCGTAG
- a CDS encoding hypothetical protein (overlaps_old_locusTagID:BBM_III04545): MDLVEEIDVYVNNITWQQLLNNNQITKHLNTYDLSQLVSRVFSNVILLQFPMERFEHDISNNLAVEVFSEEPSELTFFKSNDTTQQLNIRLRDDSMIFPHKNDPSLPYQGWVESKNVTCSHISDCIGVFTNTHENPAKRALVLTPISSVLQLRPSFNLHNKPDSWKRKRVCQPESPEANEILKLLKISQSDTLYFRNCFKDYLDVITKKPGKSFPYNSLCISKLTLSNQLFLLFSEFEIVSNELISQYLTLDPYNPANTNAIDELLEIADLIDGNWVLKSKFCFTQLEDHQAHYLRLCRDLLLSLLYRQSQQISKSAAGGLTIEPFQKATGLPIEFVQYLVKRVAIQISSCWYLPYPRDNKFIKLNQGLAVKFQMYWTNRLSESAIEIQKLNQNEFNLDDTCCAIICYLEHSAPKNMEEIVNMLRNRGSYMLNIQHDKETWLESVKNVAINLGNDCWFLRHNKLNNFIASREPLLRFIASCNDSKKTFTKEELEKVTGVLPNIVFRRIVSEFMSYSGTFYHLKPGTTVVKLEIE, from the exons ATGGATTTGGTGGAAGAAATCGATGTATACGTAAACAATATCACTTGGCAGCAATTACTCAacaataatcaaataacCAAACACCTTAATACATATGACTTATCGCAATTAGTATCTCGCGTCTTCTCTAATGTCATTCTGTTGCAATTTCCAATGGAAAGATTCGAACATGACATTAGTAACAATCTGGCTGTTGAAGTATTTTCTGAAGAGCCCTCAGAACTAACATTTTTTAAGTCAAATGACACAACTCAACAACTAAATATTAGACTGAGAGATGATTCTATGATTTTCCCGCACAAAAATGATCCATCCTTACCTTATCAGGGCTGGGTAGAGTCAAAAAATGTTACCTGTAGCCATATATCTGATTGTATAGGTGTATTTACTAATACACATGAAAATCCCGCTAAAAGGGCACTAGTACTAACGCCCATTTCCTCTGTGCTACAACTACGACCATCGTTTAATCTACATAATAAGCCTGATAGTTGGAAGAGGAAGAGAGTATGCCAACCGGAATCTCCAGAGGCGAATGAAATActcaaattattaaagaTTTCTCAATCGG ATACACTATACTTTCGAAATTGTTTCAAGGATTATTTGGATGTTATAACTAAAAAACCTGGCAAATCATTCCCTTACAACTCATTGTGTATATCGAAATTGACTCTTAGTAACCAATTATTCCTGTTGTTTAGTGAGTTTGAAATTGTCTCTAATGAGTTAATTTCCCAATACTTGACATTAGATCCATATAATCCAGCAAATACAAATGCAATCGATGAGCTGCTGGAAATTGCTGATCTGATTGATGGAAATTGGGTCTTAAAATCTAAATTTTGCTTTACACAGCTTGAAGATCACCAGGCACATTATCTCCGTCTATGCAGAGACCTGTTGTTATCATTGCTCTACCGTCAATCACAACAGATATCAAAATCTGCAGCCGGTGGATTAACCATTGAACCTTTTCAAAAGGCAACGGGGCTTCCAATTGAGTTTGTCCAGTATCTTGTTAAAAGG GTAGCTATTCAAATATCTTCCTGTTGGTATCTACCATACCCCCgtgataataaattcatcaaacTAAATCAGGGGCTAGCTGTAAAATTTCAGATGTACTGGACTAACCGTCTTTCAGAATCTGCCATAGAGATACAGAAATTGAATCAAAATGAATTCAACCTTGATGATACTTGCTGTGCCATAATATGTTACCTTGAGCATTCCGCCCCAAAGAATATGGAagaaattgttaatatgCTAAGAAATCGCGGTTCATATATGCTAAACATACAGCATGACAAGGAGACGTGGCTCGAATCAGTTAAAAATGTGGCAATTAATCTAGGCAATGATTGCTGGTTTTTACGacataacaaattaaataatttcattgcATCCCGTGAACCGCTACTAAGATTCATAGCTTCTTGTAATGATAGCAAGAAAACATTCACCAAGGAGGAGCTTGAAAAGGTTACAGGAGTTCTCCCTAATATTGTGTTTAGGAGAATAGTTTCAGAATTTATGAGTTACTCGGGCACTTTTTATCACCTAAAACCCGGTACCACAGTTGtgaaattggaaattgaatAA
- a CDS encoding DEAD/DEAH box helicase (overlaps_old_locusTagID:BBM_III04555;~overlaps_old_locusTagID:BBM_III04560) gives MKLVKISFVCELYQGKLYKRKQPEYGVLSTENITINIAIRNHSFQMDENKLLQQFLNKPENQEFKSLLGGNQQQNHSQHSDQTHRGSQDHEFAYRSQQEAFNQHLQQRLQQQFHHSNNQFHHQRPNAHQMIQSVGDSGMIEDFVKPKHLILDEISDSIKVDGRDISSADYSTWEHILSSDNLLKGVRHKGFESPSRIQRCALPLILGGGRNVIAQAKNGSGKTATFALAMLAKVNPSIESLQAFCLCPTRELAIQNKNVIDDLGKFTGIKTFVGIPQCPRFEKTDKYQLYVGTPGKTMDLLKRRILPTENVILLVMDEADEMINPENNMGPQAIQIRTQFKRPIQILLFSATFSDNVLKFATQVAPQAHLIEVKREQLTLDCIDQRYMICDHEEDKFKKLCDLYTSMILGQSVIFVNSRDTAFKLSQRMKNAGHAISLLCGTIGGQGGPGMTMTPEIRDRIMKEFVEGETKVLICTDVLARGIDVPQVTLVVNYELPLLFYGGRVDDNFAKICMETYLHRIGRTGRFGTKGMAINLITSAQMPLIESIKQFFNCKIDRLDCDAAVIESMVHSFR, from the exons ATGAAGTTAGTTAAAATAAGCTTTGTTTGTGAATTATACCAAGGAAAATTATACAAGAGAAAACAACCTGAGTATGGGGTCCTATCTACAGAAAATATCACTATCAATATTGCAATACGCAATCACAGCTTCCAAATGGATGAGAACAAATTGCTGCAGcaatttttgaacaaaCCAGAAAATCAAGAATTTAAGTCGCTTCTTG GTGGTAATCAGCAACAGAATCATAGTCAGCATAGTGATCAAACCCACAGAGGAAGCCAAGACCATGAATTTGCGTATAGAAGTCAGCAAGAAGCTTTTAATCAACATTTGCAACAACGTTTACAGCAACAATTCCATCATtctaataatcaatttcatcaccAGCGGCCCAATGCCCATCAAATGATCCAATCCGTTg GCGATTCTGGAATGATTGAAGATTTTGTCAAGCCAAAACACCTAATTTTAGACGAAATTAGCGATTCAATCAAAGTTGATGGGAGGGATATATCAAGCGCCGATTATTCCACCTGGGAACATATACTCAGTTCAGATAATCTACTAAAGGGCGTTAGACACAAAGGTTTTGAGTCGCCATCTCGAATTCAACGTTGCGCATTGCCTTTGATTCTCGGGGGAGG GCGTAATGTCATAGCACAAGCTAAAAATGGTTCTGGTAAAACGGCGACCTTTGCACTAGCTATGCTTGCAAAGGTGAATCCATCAATTGAATCCCTTCAGGCATTCTGTTTGTGCCCAACTCGTGAGCTTGCCATACAAAACAAGAATGTGATAGATGATTTGGGCAAGTTCACAGGCATTAAAACATTCGTAGGTATACCGCAATGTCCCAGATTTGAGAAGACTGACAAATACCAATTATATGTAGGGACTCCTGGTAAGACTATGGATCTACTTAAGCGTAGAATCTTGCCAACTGAAAATGTTATACTGCTGGTTATGGATGAAGCTGATGAGATGATAAACCCTGAAAATAACATGGGCCCCCAGGCAATACAAATTAGAACGCAATTTAAAAGACCTATACAAATCTTACTCTTTTCTGCTACATTCTCAGATAACGTTCTAAAGTTTGCCACTCAAGTCGCCCCTCAAGCTCATTTAATTGAGGTAAAGCGAGAACAATTGACCCTGGATTGTATTGACCAGAGGTACATGATATGTGATCATGAGGAAGATAAGTTTAAGAAGTTATGCGATTTATATACTAGCATGATCTTGGGTCAATCAGTTATATTCGTGAACTCGAGAGATACCGCTTTTAAGTTGTCGCAGAGGATGAAAAATGCAGG cCATGCGATATCGTTACTATGTGGCACAATTGGTGGCCAGGGCGGGCCTGGCATGACAATGACCCCAGAGATTCGTGACAGAATCATGAAAGAATTTGTGGAGGGGGAGACTAAAGTGCTTATTTGCACTGATGTATTGGCTAGGGGTATTGATGTGCCTCAAGTGACATTAGTGGTTAACTATGAATTGCCACTATTATTTTACGGAGGTAGagttgatgataatttcGCAAAAATATGCATG gaaacATATCTGCATAGAATCGGTAGGACTGGGAGATTCGGTACCAAAGGAAtggcaataaatttgattacTTCTGCGCAAATGCCTTTGATAGAATCAATTAAACAGTTTTTCAA TTGCAAAATCGACCGCCTCGATTGTGATGCCGCAGTTATCGAGTCTATGGTACATAGCTTCCGTTAG
- a CDS encoding Galactose oxidase central domain (overlaps_old_locusTagID:BBM_III04540): MRHILYIWHLLLIHHTITCIFNYRIVESALTWSEVDVGDSKLLFKDVSEFASASVSHDWFFFGGISELKYSNSLVKFNSKSNKWSNVSCGGELPCPRAGSSLTLLNNSLILFGGQNYDGTFSDLFSLDLHTFIWKKLYIAYTIESRSGHATTSDGENIYIFGGYNENGTYLNDLWQLSIDDDVANFKLIGDGIVPETENATITYVLGNIYLIGGYKNNSKKVWKFTDKWNPITPPLQINLPEGHTSIRIGHSILILGGAYNNYSISSYNDHLWVFSITTNSWTILPIFNDIKYPISAAILYDTIYILNKNGMIYNLNNVHLCGFGVDVCSGKGSCNGRICSCLPGHYGHDCGDTVVSAIELNTNESNLVGTGIFRFNSKHLMISFCVIACLYFVTKSAKKKSDDNTDPLF, encoded by the exons ATGAGACATATCCTGTATATATGGCATCTTTTACTAATACACCACACAATCACATGTATATTCAATTACCGTATCGTAGAATCCGCACTTACATGGAGTGAAGTAGATGTAGGagattcaaaattattgtttaagGATGTTAGTGAATTTGCTAGTGCCAGTGTATCGCACGATTGGTTTTTTTTTGGTGGAATATCAGAATTaa aatattcaaattcattggTTAAATTCAATTCAAAGTCGAATAAATGGTCAAATGTCAGTTGTGGCGGTGAATTACCTTGCCCTCGAGCTGGATCTAGTTTAACGCTGTTAAATAACTCCCTTATCTTGTTTGGAGGCCAAAATTATGATGGGACTTTTTCAGACCTCTTCTCATTGG ATTTGCATACATTTATATGGAAGAAACTGTACATCGCATATACTATAGAAAGTAGATCTGGCCATGCTACTACCAGTGATggtgaaaatatttacatattcgGAGGATACAACGAa aaCGGAACttatttaaatgatttatggCAGTTGTCCATTGATGATGATGTAgccaattttaaattgataGGAGATGGTATAGTACCAGAGACAGAAAATGCCACAATTACTTATGTTTTGGGgaatatatatctaattGGAGgttacaaaaataattctaaaaAGGTATGGAAATTTACTGATAAATGGAATCCCATTACTCCGCCACtgcaaataaatttgccCGAAGGCCACACTTCAATTCGTATTGGacattcaatattaatattggGTGGAgcatacaataattattctaTATCATCATACAATGATCATCTGTGGGTCTTCTCAATTACAACTAATAGTTGgacaattttaccaatatttaatgatatcaaatatCCTATTTCCGCGGCAATATTGTatgatacaatttacattttaaaCAAGAACGGcatgatatataatttgaataatGTACACTTATGTGGTTTTGGTGTTGACGTCTGCTCGGGCAAGGGTAGCTGCAATGGTAGAATTTGTTCATGCTTACCTGGCCATTACGGTCATGACTGCGGGGATACTGTTGTTTCAGCTATAGAACTCAATACAAATGAATCAAATCTAGTGGGTACTGGTATTTTTAGATTCAATTCCAAACACTTGATGATTAGTTTTTGTGTTATTGCTTGTTTATACTTTGTAACTAAGAGTGCGAAGAAGAAAAGTGATGATAATACGGACCctttattttaa
- a CDS encoding Protein kinase domain (overlaps_old_locusTagID:BBM_III04565), with product MLNDAIVESNLVLNNDSNYDTGVALSVDDVLLVDVEGLAFRFNSNGQLRWTSRLANKLISFKFHAYKHPKFTGHRRYLSPTIDGRVCYVDETRPPVCLPITVKDIVNFTPFTTPLLPSVYLVGNRNSTILSASIESSGTLDPSNNLNVTFDAINSTSNSQRLSNSGANVKTIESEKCLVDRLKIPFAHHLEDCTLELCAGDLDDQSTSNDGKLGEHFDGFSGANLGLINQDVQDHSIQTIPQNIDNLRDETEQLLISTIRWTVDAFDMGTHVKLWSFTWTEIDGLKGSPDNIKDNITDNAINIDASVNDSGLASTELVADSAETNLINYGYENKAIDSKFILIDKKAVVHTASGTRIINFPFTLASSYKIEKISNTHGNYRRDYTISLIKFAETNDERASNANPITNIANPETKNTYLPALLQITSIALINDSTEPVDTWFFKLPANISYESDKTGIVKTFTDSTGKRIIYSDYIPEDILEYIRMALPPLDYVAWAWFCLIIAYLTIKNNKLSEEVTEFDNAIAQDKDDLRISKSETNAATSIVTYGQTLNISFLENGRFSRTFSCERLLGRGGFGAVYRAKHRLEPGNPEYAIKFVMLRVKDTKDLTSRRCFREVAANRDIYSKYVVRYYTWWCENLSYLPLTDKVDERNEYEEIYQLMKRNALFSNTGKSIGLSLDIQAPTQDSLILFDSDSDSDDSELDDIDHTREKKLSFDSSKFKSEKTDPNKYLTDKIVPERLSLQQIRPYEPYDLYDIDQNTEKRRLKKGKPPETLNQSLQIVLVIQMELCKGCTLRQWLDCPSRPTTDASSVLEKRIELHLFIQLVKGLRDIHERGFIHRDIKPENIFVDPESCHLKIGDFGLVGFMEDKAATAVFTLDSPSSLPITSDRGTTGKKSGAMDSLESSQVSMKGHVIGTPEYAAPEGGASCTDKADIYSASLILLEMLCPRFTTIMERVATLEGFRRSKFVPNYIVQHMNVWYQLMTSMSDVNPKSRPSAKELYRKIRSLQHHASAS from the exons ATGTTAAATGATGCTATTGTAGAATCTAATTTGGTGCTAAATAACGATTCCAACTATGATACTGGAGTTGCATTATCTGTGGACGATGTATTGTTGGTCGACGTGGAAGGACTGGCGTTCCGATTTAATTCTAACGGACAGCTCAGGTGGACTAGTAGACTTgctaacaaattaatttcgTTTAAATTTCATGCCTATAAACACCCGAAGTTCACAGGCCATAGAAGATATCTCTCACCTACAATTGATGGACGTGTTTGCTATGTGGATGAGACGAGACCTCCTGTTTGCCTTCCTATTACAGTAAAAGATATAGTCAACTTCACTCCATTTACCACCCCTCTTCTGCCCTCTGTTTATCTCGTTGGTAATAGGAATTCGACCATATTATCAGCATCTATTGAATCTTCTGGCACATTAGATCcatcaaacaatttgaatgtGACATTTGatgcaattaattcaaCATCAAACTCACAAAGACTTTCAAATAGTGGAGCCAACGTTAAGACAATTGAAAGTGAAAAGTGCTTAGTGGATAGGTTAAAAATACCATTCGCACATCATTTAGAAGATTGCACGTTGGAATTATGTGCTGGAGATTTAGATGACCAATCCACTTCGAATGACGGAAAACTTGGAGAACATTTTGATGGATTTTCAGGTGCAAATTTAGGGCTAATTAATCAAGATGTGCAGGATCATTCTATTCAAACTATACCACaaaatatagataatttaaGAGATGAAACTGAGCAGCTACTGATCAGTACCATCAGGTGGACCGTTGACGCCTTCGACATGGGCACCCATGTCAAGCTCTGGAGTTTCACCTGGACTGAGATAGATGGATTGAAGGGTTCTCCAGATAATATCAAGGACAATATTACTGATAATGCTATAAACATAGATGCCAGTGTTAACGATAGTGGATTGGCTTCCACTGAACTTGTGGCAGATTCAGCGGAAActaatttgataaattacgGATATGAAAATAAAGCCATTGATTCAAAATTCATCCTCATTGACAAAAAAGCTGTAGTTCACACGGCGTCTGGTACTAGAATAATTAACTTCCCCTTCACTTTGGCATCATcgtataaaattgaaaaaatatccaATACACACGGAAACTACCGCAGAGATTACACCATCTCACTCATCAAATTTGCAGAGACAAATGATGAACGTGCTTCTAACGCTAATCCCATAACAAATATCGCAAACCCTGAAACCAAGAATACTTACTTACCAGCGTTGTTGCAAATCACCTCGATTGCTCTTATCAATGATTCCACTGAGCCTGTGGATACCTGGTTCTTCAAATTACCAGCAAACATAAGTTATGAATCAGATAAAACAGGAATTGTCAAAACTTTTACCGACAGTACCGGTAAAAGGATTATATATAGTGATTATATTCCCGAAGATATTTTGGAGTATATCAGAATGGCACTTCCACCCCTTGATTATGTGGCGTGGGCCTGGTTCTGCCTCATTATCGCATACCTCACGATCAAGAATAACAAGCTTAGTGAAGAAGTCACAGAATTTGATAACGCTATCGCACAAGATAAAGATGATTTGCGCATATCAAAATCTGAAACAAATGCCGCCACGAGTATTGTGACTTACGGACAGACACTAAACATATCATTCTTGGAAAACGGTCGCTTTAGCCGCACTTTTAGCTGCGAGAGATTATTAGGCAGAGGAGGTTTTGGAGCTGTATATCGTGCAAAACATAGATTGGAACCGGGCAACCCAGAATATGCCATCAAATTCGTAATGTTGCGCGTCAAAGACACTAAAGATTTAACAAGCAGACGCTGTTTTAGGGAAGTAGCAGCCAATCGAGATATTTACAGCAAATACGTCGTACGTTACTACACTTGGTGGTGTGAGAACCTGTCATATTTACCTTTGACAGACAAAGTAGATGAAAGGAATGAGTACGAGGAGATTTACCAGCTTATGAAACGTAACGCCTTGTTCAGCAATACTGGTAAATCCATAGGTCTATCCCTTGATATACAAGCTCCCACTCAAGATTCATTGATTCTGTTTGATTCAGACTCTGATTCTGATGATTCTGAACTGGACGATATTGACCACACACGTGAGAAGAAATTGTCATTCGATtcttcaaaatttaaatctGAAAAGACCGATccaaacaaatatttgacagataaaattgtaccTGAGAGGCTGTCGTTGCAACAAATACGCCCATACGAGCCATATGATCTGTATGACATAGATCAAAATACAGAGAAGAGGCGTTTAAAAAAGGGAAAACCACCTGAAACATTGAATCAGAGTTTACAGATAGTGCTGGTTATTCAAATGGAATTATGCAAAGGCTGCACTTTGAGACAGTGGTTAGATTGCCCATCTAGACCTACTACAGATGCATCCAGTGTTTTGGAAAAAAGAATCGAACTGCATCTTTTCATCCAACTTGTTAAGGGACTGAGGGATATACATGAGAG GGGCTTCATACACCGAGATATCAAACCAGAGAACATTTTTGTTGACCCCGAAAGTTGCCACTTAAAAATAGGCGATTTTGGTTTGGTTGGTTTCATGGAGGACAAGGCAGCCACAGCAGTATTTACCCTTGATTCGCCCAGTTCTTTACCAATTACTTCTGATAGAGGCACGACTGGTAAAAAATCTGGAGCCATGGATTCGCTAGAG AGCAGTCAAGTGTCTATGAAAGGGCATGTCATTGGAACTCCCGAATACGCAGCTCCTGAAGGGGGTGCTTCTTGCACAGATAAGGCTGATATTTACTCCGCGTCACTAATACTGCTGGAGATGCTTTGTCCCAGGTTTACGACAATTATGGAACGAGTGGCAACGCTTGAGGGATTTAGACgatcaaaatttgttccCAATTACATTGTGCAACATATGAATGTGTGGTATCAACTGATGACTTCAATGAGCGATGTAAATCCCAAGTCTCGCCCTTCGGCTAAAGAGTTATATCGTAAAATAAGAAGTCTACAACATCACGCTTCAGCATCATAA